The following coding sequences are from one Pocillopora verrucosa isolate sample1 chromosome 5, ASM3666991v2, whole genome shotgun sequence window:
- the LOC136281161 gene encoding octapeptide-repeat protein T2-like: MQADRETNRETDREIDRQTDWQAGKNTGKQRDGQTHRHTGRQAGEQQADQQVDRQAHSPTGRHTERQTGRQTGRRRVRQAVRQTDELAGRQTETQADRRRGSQIYRQTGRQSDIQMQRQTDRHQARQRGRQAARHTN; this comes from the coding sequence ATGCAGGCAGACAGAGAGACCAACAGAGAGACAGACAGAgagatagatagacagacagactggCAGGCAGGCAAAAATACAGGCAAACAGAGAGACGGACAGACACACAGACAcacaggcaggcaggcaggtGAGCAACAGGCAGACCAACAGGTAGACAGGCAGGCACACAGTCCAACAGGCAGGCACACAGAGAGACAGACAGGTAGACAGACAGGCAGAAGGAGAGTCAGGCAGGCAGTCAGACAGACAGATGAACTAGCAGGCAGACAAACAGAAACACAGGCAGACAGACGGAGAGGCAGCCAGATatacagacagacaggcaggcAGTCAGACATACAGATGCAACGACAAACAGACAGGCATCAGGCAAGACAGAGAGGCAGACAGGCAGCTAGACACACCAACTGA